The following proteins come from a genomic window of Pseudomonas putida:
- a CDS encoding LysR family transcriptional regulator has protein sequence MARYTELHSFVQVAQKGSFASAALSEGVTPAILGRRLDALEKRLGVKLMHRSTRGLRLTELGEQLLERARLLLRDFDDMEADISGCGSMVKGNLMVSAPASFGRVHVAPHALGFHQEFPNLKLSFNLTDSLVDLVSEGYDMSIRIGGVTDPNYVAVKLFSNRRVVCGTPEYFARNGRPTTLEDLADHNCLAFTLQGGQQRGWVFQRNGRQVAMRVSGSLACNDGELLFSWMRQGLGIGWRSTWEIQKELLSGELVTVLDDFALDDYDIQAVYPQQRFLPAKVRHFIEYLKLVYQSPGYWEQ, from the coding sequence ATGGCACGGTACACAGAGCTACATAGCTTCGTTCAGGTTGCCCAGAAGGGCAGCTTCGCTTCTGCCGCGCTGAGCGAAGGCGTGACCCCGGCAATACTCGGTAGGCGACTAGATGCGTTGGAGAAACGCTTGGGCGTTAAACTGATGCACCGATCGACTCGGGGTTTGCGCCTGACCGAACTTGGGGAGCAATTGCTGGAGCGCGCTAGGTTACTGCTGCGTGATTTTGACGACATGGAGGCCGATATCAGTGGCTGCGGCTCTATGGTCAAAGGCAACCTGATGGTTTCGGCGCCCGCTTCTTTTGGCAGAGTTCACGTTGCCCCGCACGCATTGGGGTTTCACCAAGAGTTTCCCAACTTGAAGCTCTCGTTCAACCTCACCGACAGCCTCGTCGATCTGGTTAGCGAGGGCTACGACATGAGCATCCGCATTGGCGGGGTAACCGACCCGAACTATGTAGCGGTCAAGTTGTTCAGCAATCGTCGGGTAGTTTGTGGCACCCCTGAATACTTTGCCCGGAATGGCCGTCCGACCACCCTGGAGGACCTGGCCGACCACAATTGCTTGGCATTTACTTTGCAGGGCGGCCAGCAACGGGGCTGGGTATTCCAGCGGAATGGCCGACAGGTAGCGATGCGGGTCAGCGGCAGTCTCGCGTGTAACGATGGCGAACTGCTGTTCTCATGGATGCGCCAAGGCTTGGGGATCGGCTGGCGCTCGACGTGGGAGATTCAGAAGGAGTTGCTAAGCGGCGAACTGGTCACGGTTCTGGATGACTTTGCCCTCGATGACTACGATATCCAAGCGGTGTATCCACAGCAGCGCTTCTTGCCAGCCAAGGTGCGGCATTTTATTGAGTACCTGAAGCTGGTGTACCAGAGCCCCGGATATTGGGAACAGTGA
- a CDS encoding LysR family transcriptional regulator: MDYFSALNAFVEAARQSNFSRAAERLEVKASTISRYVRDLETDLGIALFNRSTRALRLTEGGRTFLVHAQRVLDELEVARAAASSLNDEPRGVLQLNAPPAFARHHIVPALSEFRARFPQIQVDLTCEESQVNLIDAGADLAIRLGCLPDSSLKARKIADEQWVLCAAPSLWHEPSGPEHPEALADQGFIASSQRLDLYWSHAGETVRQSHTVTLRTNDLEAQLVAAQAGQGPVLLPAWLVATAIRQGTLVRWLSAWQCQPGEVGTSLWFIYPPKRIVSSKVRSFIDFMVQRIGEAPYWRL, encoded by the coding sequence TTGGATTATTTCAGTGCTTTGAATGCCTTCGTCGAGGCGGCGCGGCAGAGCAACTTCTCACGGGCGGCAGAACGACTGGAGGTGAAGGCCTCAACTATTTCTCGGTACGTAAGAGACTTAGAGACGGACCTGGGTATTGCTTTGTTTAATCGCTCAACCCGCGCGCTGAGGCTGACAGAGGGCGGGAGAACATTCCTGGTACATGCTCAGCGCGTGCTGGATGAACTGGAAGTCGCGCGCGCCGCAGCCTCTTCGTTGAATGACGAGCCCCGTGGCGTGCTCCAACTTAACGCACCACCGGCGTTTGCCCGGCACCACATCGTGCCGGCGCTGAGCGAGTTCAGGGCGCGATTTCCACAAATCCAAGTCGATCTCACCTGTGAGGAGAGTCAGGTCAATCTCATCGACGCCGGAGCCGATTTAGCAATACGTCTCGGTTGCTTGCCGGACTCCTCGCTTAAAGCCAGGAAGATTGCTGACGAGCAGTGGGTGCTGTGCGCCGCGCCCTCATTGTGGCATGAGCCGAGCGGACCAGAGCATCCAGAGGCCCTGGCGGATCAAGGCTTCATTGCGTCCAGCCAACGTCTGGACCTGTATTGGAGCCACGCTGGCGAGACAGTCCGGCAAAGTCACACGGTTACGTTGCGAACCAACGACCTTGAGGCTCAGCTAGTCGCCGCGCAGGCGGGGCAGGGCCCCGTCCTGCTGCCGGCTTGGCTGGTCGCTACGGCGATCCGCCAAGGCACGTTGGTGCGCTGGTTATCAGCATGGCAGTGCCAGCCTGGAGAGGTAGGTACCTCGCTGTGGTTTATCTATCCGCCGAAACGGATCGTTTCCTCTAAGGTGCGCAGCTTCATCGACTTCATGGTGCAACGCATTGGCGAGGCTCCATACTGGCGTCTTTGA
- a CDS encoding response regulator transcription factor — protein MSPYHICIVDDDESVRMALDGLVRSMGHCADTFGSATEFLASQALHTCDCLILDVQMPGLSGLELQQQLLTLGVCLPLIFITAFPEARWREQALAAGALEFLGKPFDGRTLVSLIERAGRLGRGR, from the coding sequence TTGTCTCCCTACCATATTTGTATCGTCGATGACGATGAAAGCGTCAGGATGGCGCTCGATGGGCTGGTCCGTTCGATGGGCCATTGCGCTGACACCTTTGGGTCGGCAACTGAATTCCTGGCGTCGCAAGCATTGCACACCTGCGATTGCCTAATCCTTGATGTGCAGATGCCAGGGCTGTCCGGGCTCGAGCTGCAACAGCAGCTACTGACCTTGGGCGTATGCCTGCCGCTAATTTTCATTACCGCGTTTCCTGAGGCTCGCTGGCGTGAGCAGGCTCTGGCCGCCGGGGCTCTGGAGTTCCTTGGCAAACCCTTTGATGGTCGCACGTTGGTAAGCCTGATCGAGCGGGCGGGCCGACTTGGACGCGGGCGTTAA
- a CDS encoding 2-hydroxy-3-oxopropionate reductase: MAKIGFIGTGIMGKPMAQNLQKAGHELFVSTHHDPVPADLIATPLPSPKAVAEAVEFIIVMVPDTPHVEDVLFRQNGVIEGVGEGKVVIDMSSISPTATKVFAEKVKATGAAYLDAPVSGGEVGAKAATLSIMVGGCPNAFERALPLFQAMGKNITRVGGNGDGQTAKVANQIIVALNIQAVAEALLFAAKNGADPAKVREALMGGFASSKILEVHGERMIKGTFDPGFRISLHQKDLNLALQGAKELNINLPNTANAQQVFSTCAAIGGSNWDHSALIKGLEHMANFSIRDEK; this comes from the coding sequence ATGGCTAAAATCGGTTTCATCGGCACTGGTATCATGGGCAAGCCCATGGCCCAAAACCTGCAAAAAGCAGGTCATGAACTGTTCGTTTCTACCCACCATGACCCGGTGCCCGCCGACCTCATCGCCACACCACTGCCCAGCCCAAAAGCGGTGGCCGAAGCAGTTGAGTTCATCATCGTCATGGTGCCCGACACCCCTCACGTTGAGGATGTTCTGTTTCGTCAAAACGGTGTAATCGAGGGCGTGGGCGAAGGCAAGGTGGTGATCGACATGAGTTCGATCTCACCAACCGCCACCAAGGTTTTCGCCGAGAAGGTCAAGGCCACCGGCGCTGCCTACCTCGACGCCCCAGTGTCCGGCGGCGAAGTCGGTGCCAAAGCCGCGACCCTGAGCATCATGGTCGGTGGCTGCCCGAACGCCTTCGAACGCGCTCTGCCGCTGTTCCAGGCCATGGGCAAGAACATCACCCGCGTCGGTGGTAACGGTGACGGCCAGACCGCCAAGGTCGCCAACCAGATCATCGTCGCCCTGAACATCCAGGCCGTCGCCGAAGCGCTGCTGTTCGCCGCCAAGAACGGCGCAGATCCTGCCAAGGTACGTGAAGCACTGATGGGCGGCTTCGCCTCCTCGAAGATCCTCGAAGTGCACGGCGAGCGCATGATCAAGGGCACCTTCGACCCAGGCTTCCGCATCAGCCTGCACCAGAAGGACCTGAACCTGGCCCTGCAAGGCGCCAAGGAACTGAACATCAACCTGCCCAACACTGCCAACGCGCAACAGGTGTTCAGCACCTGCGCGGCCATCGGTGGCAGCAACTGGGACCACTCCGCACTGATCAAAGGCCTTGAGCACATGGCCAACTTCTCGATCCGCGACGAGAAGTGA
- a CDS encoding response regulator transcription factor: protein MKNTCIYMVDDDHDLCEAVVGLLRSVDLAVKTFASPNEFLQFPRPEVPSCLILDVRLKGASGLDFQARMDDLRVNIPVIMMTAYGDIPMSVRAMKAGALGFLTKPFRDQDLLDAVVEALEHDRQRRVSEEGIIELRERHNRLSTREQEVMAMATTGLLNKQIAAELGISEVTVKIHRGSAMRKMNAGSFAELVRMAQALSVQWQAQGQA from the coding sequence ATGAAAAACACCTGCATCTACATGGTGGACGATGATCACGACCTGTGCGAGGCCGTAGTTGGGCTTCTGCGTTCGGTTGATCTGGCCGTGAAAACCTTCGCTTCGCCGAATGAGTTCCTCCAGTTTCCGCGTCCGGAGGTTCCTAGTTGTTTGATTCTCGATGTGCGCCTCAAAGGCGCTAGCGGCCTGGACTTCCAAGCTCGTATGGACGATTTGCGGGTGAACATTCCAGTAATCATGATGACTGCCTACGGGGATATCCCAATGAGCGTCAGGGCCATGAAGGCCGGCGCCTTGGGCTTTCTCACCAAACCATTTCGCGATCAGGATCTACTCGATGCTGTAGTAGAGGCTCTTGAGCATGATCGTCAACGCCGAGTGAGCGAGGAAGGCATCATCGAGTTGCGTGAGCGCCACAACCGCCTAAGCACACGTGAGCAGGAGGTGATGGCCATGGCCACGACTGGCCTGTTGAACAAGCAAATTGCAGCCGAGCTAGGGATTAGCGAGGTCACGGTGAAGATTCATCGAGGCAGTGCGATGCGCAAGATGAACGCCGGCTCGTTCGCCGAATTAGTGCGCATGGCTCAAGCGTTATCAGTGCAATGGCAAGCACAAGGTCAAGCCTAG
- a CDS encoding sensor histidine kinase, with protein sequence MQGFPGQEIDAMAPERGAFNDLLLRFICLITLAIFIVDTLTSFEIAVAVLYVLVIMIATTRLSVRGIRLLAAICSCLTLAAFLLSHHNQFFSEALARCLVSLVAIAVAGWLAVKSRKVTDRLREQFALLSQTHDAIIVCTFDSRIRSWNSGAEALYGWTADEVIGRDCWDLLCSRSSQAPQAIKAELLEKGVWEGELIETTRAGKEVTILSRWSLHRDQLGNPRAILASNNDVTDRRLAEVALHRSQAELAHVSRVSMLGELGTSIAHEVNQSLAAIVTNAEAAQRWLDRADAHEARVAIGRVASNARRASDVIQRIREHTRKAEPRHECLDIESVVSESLTLLERDIQHRRIQLFRSPVRRLTVRGDRIQLQQVMINLLINGIDAIDEREGSARHLYIEVCEQDQQVQVTVRDSGKGIEEEHLDMLFNAFFTTKDEGIGIGLPICRSIIEVHGGRIWADSRAGEGATLSFVLPRVCEEVIA encoded by the coding sequence ATGCAGGGCTTTCCTGGCCAGGAGATCGATGCAATGGCGCCAGAGCGTGGCGCGTTCAACGATCTGCTTTTGCGCTTCATCTGCCTCATCACCCTGGCGATCTTCATTGTCGACACTCTGACTTCGTTCGAGATCGCCGTTGCCGTCCTCTACGTACTGGTCATCATGATCGCCACGACCCGTCTTTCGGTGAGGGGCATACGTCTGCTAGCAGCGATTTGTAGTTGCCTGACGTTGGCGGCTTTCCTGCTTTCGCACCACAACCAGTTCTTCAGTGAGGCTTTGGCCCGCTGCCTAGTCAGCCTTGTTGCCATTGCAGTCGCTGGCTGGCTTGCCGTGAAAAGTCGGAAGGTCACCGACCGTTTACGAGAGCAGTTTGCACTGCTGTCGCAGACCCATGATGCGATTATCGTCTGTACGTTTGACAGCCGTATTCGCAGTTGGAATTCCGGTGCCGAGGCACTCTACGGCTGGACCGCCGATGAAGTAATCGGACGAGACTGCTGGGATTTGCTCTGCAGTCGTTCATCACAGGCACCGCAGGCAATCAAGGCCGAGCTGTTGGAAAAAGGTGTTTGGGAAGGCGAACTGATCGAGACAACACGCGCCGGCAAAGAGGTCACAATCCTCAGCCGATGGTCGCTACACCGAGACCAACTTGGCAATCCCAGGGCGATTCTGGCCAGTAACAACGATGTGACCGACCGGCGCCTAGCCGAGGTCGCACTACATCGCTCCCAGGCTGAACTGGCCCACGTAAGCCGAGTCAGCATGTTGGGCGAGTTGGGCACCTCAATAGCTCATGAAGTTAACCAGTCACTGGCTGCCATCGTAACCAATGCCGAAGCGGCCCAACGTTGGCTGGACCGTGCCGACGCACATGAAGCGCGCGTGGCAATTGGCAGGGTGGCCAGCAATGCCCGACGGGCGAGCGATGTGATACAGCGGATTCGCGAACATACCCGCAAGGCCGAGCCACGGCATGAATGCCTGGATATAGAGAGTGTTGTGAGCGAATCCCTGACCCTCCTTGAGCGGGATATCCAGCATCGCCGGATACAACTCTTTCGAAGCCCGGTCCGTCGTCTGACGGTACGCGGTGACCGGATTCAACTGCAACAGGTCATGATCAACCTGTTGATTAACGGCATCGACGCTATCGACGAGCGTGAAGGCTCAGCTCGCCATTTGTACATCGAGGTTTGTGAGCAGGATCAGCAGGTGCAGGTCACGGTCAGAGACAGTGGTAAAGGTATAGAGGAAGAGCACCTCGACATGTTGTTCAACGCATTCTTCACCACCAAGGATGAGGGGATCGGTATTGGCCTGCCCATCTGCCGCTCAATCATCGAGGTGCATGGCGGTCGCATCTGGGCCGACAGCCGAGCGGGAGAAGGCGCGACCTTGTCGTTTGTACTGCCTAGAGTCTGCGAGGAGGTAATAGCATGA
- a CDS encoding cupin codes for MMVRLFTSPTGTTPMLFGGLILLPHVCTVTSHHRFHRLSRGHTVNKPLNEQIISARPSYLAEAEFFEYSKAANPIGAKLISRVPYHTFPASLCQEGESRVIPLDLSQALGCEGPATGPGLCANFVRVLAGDSLRLAPNATSQVLYVIEGEGRLTYDKSTFEWHKGCFVALPAMHASILQASSDSRFYYVHDEPLLRYLGATRSEDRFAPTLYASEVANAHLRQAAADPRAKDRSRVSILLGNRNFPQTRTVTHVLWAMYGLVPAGAVQKPHRHQSLALDFIVDCPPGCYSLVGTQLDEAGEIVNPTRVDWTPGLAFVTPPGYWHAHYNTSDREALLIPIQDAGLQTWLRALDIRFS; via the coding sequence ATGATGGTAAGGCTGTTCACATCCCCTACTGGCACAACACCTATGCTCTTTGGGGGCTTAATCCTCCTCCCCCACGTTTGTACAGTGACCTCGCACCACCGCTTTCATCGTTTATCAAGAGGTCATACCGTGAACAAACCCCTGAACGAGCAGATCATCTCAGCACGTCCGAGCTACTTAGCCGAAGCCGAATTCTTCGAGTACAGCAAAGCTGCCAATCCCATTGGCGCGAAGCTGATCTCTCGGGTGCCGTACCATACGTTTCCGGCGTCCCTATGTCAGGAGGGCGAGTCTCGAGTCATACCACTGGACTTAAGCCAAGCACTGGGTTGCGAAGGACCTGCCACGGGGCCGGGGCTGTGCGCTAACTTCGTACGAGTACTTGCTGGCGACAGCTTGCGTCTAGCTCCTAACGCCACCTCGCAAGTGCTCTACGTCATCGAGGGTGAGGGTCGGTTGACCTATGACAAATCCACCTTCGAGTGGCATAAAGGCTGCTTCGTTGCGCTGCCGGCCATGCATGCGAGCATCCTTCAGGCGTCTAGCGACAGCCGATTCTACTATGTGCACGACGAACCGCTGCTTCGTTACCTGGGCGCCACACGCAGTGAGGACCGTTTTGCACCGACGCTGTATGCCAGCGAGGTCGCCAACGCCCACTTGCGCCAAGCCGCCGCCGACCCGCGGGCCAAGGACCGCAGCCGAGTCAGCATTCTGCTCGGTAATCGTAACTTCCCGCAAACTCGCACCGTCACCCACGTGCTTTGGGCGATGTATGGCCTGGTCCCGGCTGGTGCCGTGCAGAAACCCCACCGACACCAGTCCCTCGCGCTGGACTTTATCGTCGACTGCCCGCCAGGTTGCTACAGTCTGGTCGGTACACAACTCGACGAAGCCGGTGAAATCGTTAACCCGACTCGGGTCGACTGGACCCCAGGCCTGGCTTTCGTCACCCCGCCCGGTTACTGGCATGCCCACTACAATACTTCCGATCGTGAGGCGCTGCTGATCCCGATCCAGGACGCAGGGCTGCAGACCTGGTTGCGCGCCTTAGATATCCGTTTCAGTTGA
- the gcl gene encoding glyoxylate carboligase: MAKMRAIEAAVLVLRREGIDTAFGIPGAAINPFYAALKKIGGIDHVLARHVEGASHMAEGYTRTHAGNIGLCIGTSGPAGTDMVTGLYSASADSIPILCITGQAPRARLHKEDFQAVDITSIVKPVTKWATTVLEPGQVPYAFQKAFYEMRSGRPGPVLIDLPFDVQMAEIEFDIDAYEPLPVHKPQASRVQAEKALAMLNAAERPLIVAGGGIINADASDKLVAFAELTGVPVIPTLMGWGTLPDDHPLMAGMCGLQTSHRYGNATLLESDLVFGIGNRWANRHTGSVDVYTEGRTFVHVDIEPTQIGRVFTPDLGIVSDAGAALDVFLEVAREWQAAGKLKDRKAWAEACRERKRTLQRKTHFDEVPVKPQRVYEEMNRFFGKDTCYVSTIGLSQIAGAQFLHVYKPRHWINCGQAGPLGWTIPAALGVVKADPERQVVALSGDYDFQFMIEELAVGAQFNLPYIHVLVNNAYLGLIRQAQRGFDIDYCVQLSFENVNAPELGSYGVDHVTVVEGLGCKAIRVFDANQLPAAFAQARELMETFRVPVVVEVILERVTNIAMGTEINAINEFEALATSRADAPTSILPLD; this comes from the coding sequence ATGGCCAAAATGAGAGCAATCGAGGCCGCCGTTCTGGTGCTGCGCCGTGAAGGTATCGATACCGCATTCGGTATCCCCGGAGCCGCAATCAATCCGTTCTACGCTGCCTTGAAAAAAATTGGTGGAATCGACCATGTATTGGCCCGCCATGTCGAGGGTGCCTCGCACATGGCCGAGGGCTACACCCGTACCCACGCAGGTAATATCGGCCTGTGCATCGGCACATCCGGCCCGGCTGGCACCGACATGGTCACTGGCCTGTACAGCGCCTCGGCAGATTCCATTCCGATTCTCTGCATCACAGGGCAAGCCCCTCGAGCTCGACTGCACAAGGAAGACTTCCAGGCCGTCGACATCACCAGCATTGTCAAACCGGTGACCAAGTGGGCCACTACTGTGCTGGAGCCAGGTCAGGTGCCCTATGCCTTCCAGAAAGCTTTTTACGAAATGCGCAGCGGCCGGCCCGGTCCAGTACTGATCGACCTGCCATTTGACGTGCAGATGGCCGAGATCGAGTTTGACATCGACGCCTACGAGCCGCTACCGGTGCACAAGCCCCAAGCCAGTCGCGTTCAGGCCGAGAAGGCTCTTGCCATGCTCAATGCCGCTGAGCGCCCGCTGATCGTCGCCGGTGGCGGTATCATCAACGCCGACGCCAGTGACAAGCTGGTGGCCTTCGCCGAACTGACCGGCGTGCCGGTAATCCCTACCCTGATGGGCTGGGGAACCCTGCCCGATGACCACCCGTTGATGGCGGGCATGTGTGGCCTGCAGACCTCGCACCGCTACGGCAACGCTACCCTGCTCGAGTCGGATCTGGTGTTCGGCATCGGCAATCGCTGGGCCAACCGCCATACTGGCTCTGTCGACGTCTACACCGAAGGCCGCACGTTTGTGCACGTGGACATCGAGCCGACCCAGATCGGTCGTGTGTTCACCCCGGACCTCGGCATCGTCTCCGACGCAGGCGCCGCCCTCGATGTATTCCTCGAGGTAGCTCGCGAGTGGCAGGCCGCTGGCAAGCTCAAGGACCGCAAAGCCTGGGCTGAAGCCTGCCGTGAACGCAAACGCACCCTGCAACGCAAGACCCACTTCGACGAAGTGCCGGTCAAGCCGCAACGGGTATACGAGGAAATGAATCGTTTCTTCGGCAAGGATACTTGCTACGTCAGTACCATCGGTCTGTCGCAGATTGCCGGCGCCCAGTTCCTGCACGTGTACAAGCCGCGTCACTGGATCAACTGCGGCCAGGCGGGGCCGTTGGGTTGGACCATCCCCGCTGCTCTCGGCGTAGTGAAAGCCGATCCAGAGCGCCAGGTCGTCGCGTTGTCTGGTGACTACGACTTCCAGTTCATGATCGAGGAACTGGCGGTGGGCGCACAGTTCAACCTGCCGTACATCCACGTGCTGGTGAATAACGCCTACCTCGGTCTGATTCGCCAAGCCCAGCGTGGCTTTGACATCGACTACTGCGTGCAGCTGTCGTTCGAAAACGTCAACGCGCCAGAACTGGGTAGCTACGGCGTGGACCACGTGACCGTGGTTGAGGGCTTAGGCTGCAAGGCCATCCGTGTATTCGACGCGAACCAGTTGCCCGCCGCCTTCGCCCAGGCCCGCGAACTGATGGAAACCTTCCGCGTACCGGTGGTGGTCGAGGTAATCCTGGAGCGCGTCACGAACATCGCCATGGGTACTGAGATCAACGCCATTAACGAATTTGAGGCGCTGGCTACCAGTCGAGCCGACGCCCCTACTTCCATCCTGCCACTGGACTGA
- a CDS encoding glycerate kinase type-2 family protein → MSVDPQKILRKLFDTAINAAHPRQVLEAHLPSDRTGRVIVIGAGKAAAAMAEVVERSWQGDVSGLVVTRYGHGANCSKIEVVEAAHPVPDAAGLAVAKRVLEMVSNLTEDDRVIFLLSGGGSALLALPAEGLTLADKQQINKALLKSGATIGEMNCVRKHLSAIKGGRLAKACWPATVYTYAISDVPGDLATVIASGPTVADPSTSAEALAIIKRYNIAAPKAVIDWLNNPASETVKENDPALARSHFQLIAKPQQSLDAAAVIARKHGFSPLILGDLEGESREVAKVHAGIARQIRLHGQPLAAPCVILSGGETTVTVRGNGRGGRNAEFLLSLTESLKGLPGVYALAGDTDGIDGSEENAGAIMTPDSYARAQALGLSAADELDNNNGYGYFAALDALIVTEPTRTNVNDFRAILILETAQHDA, encoded by the coding sequence ATGTCGGTCGATCCGCAAAAAATCCTTCGCAAGCTGTTCGATACAGCCATCAACGCCGCGCATCCCCGCCAGGTGCTCGAAGCCCATCTGCCCAGCGACCGCACCGGCCGCGTCATCGTCATCGGCGCTGGCAAAGCCGCCGCAGCCATGGCCGAAGTGGTCGAGCGCAGTTGGCAAGGCGACGTCTCGGGCCTGGTGGTCACCCGCTACGGCCACGGCGCCAACTGCTCGAAGATCGAGGTGGTCGAAGCCGCCCACCCGGTACCGGACGCCGCGGGCCTGGCCGTTGCCAAGCGCGTGCTGGAGATGGTCAGCAACCTCACCGAAGACGACCGTGTCATCTTCCTGCTTTCCGGCGGTGGCTCTGCCCTGCTGGCCCTGCCCGCCGAAGGCCTGACCCTGGCCGACAAGCAGCAGATCAACAAGGCGCTGCTCAAGTCCGGCGCCACCATCGGCGAGATGAACTGCGTGCGCAAGCACCTCTCGGCGATCAAGGGCGGCCGCCTGGCCAAGGCCTGCTGGCCGGCCACGGTCTACACCTATGCGATTTCCGATGTACCGGGCGACCTCGCCACGGTCATCGCCTCCGGCCCCACCGTGGCCGACCCGAGCACCAGCGCCGAAGCCCTGGCGATCATCAAGCGCTACAACATCGCCGCACCAAAAGCGGTGATCGACTGGCTGAACAACCCGGCTTCGGAAACCGTCAAGGAAAACGACCCGGCCCTGGCCCGCAGCCACTTCCAGTTGATCGCCAAGCCCCAGCAGTCGCTGGACGCCGCCGCCGTGATCGCCCGCAAGCACGGCTTCAGCCCGTTGATCCTTGGCGACCTGGAAGGCGAGTCGCGTGAAGTGGCCAAGGTGCACGCCGGCATCGCCCGGCAGATCCGCCTGCATGGCCAGCCGCTGGCCGCGCCCTGCGTGATCCTTTCCGGCGGCGAGACCACCGTGACCGTGCGCGGCAACGGCCGTGGCGGGCGCAACGCCGAGTTCCTGCTGAGCCTGACCGAAAGCCTCAAGGGCCTGCCGGGCGTCTACGCCCTGGCCGGTGACACCGACGGCATCGACGGTTCGGAAGAGAACGCCGGGGCGATCATGACCCCCGACAGCTACGCCCGCGCCCAGGCCCTGGGCCTGTCGGCCGCCGACGAGCTGGACAACAACAACGGCTACGGCTACTTCGCCGCGCTGGATGCGCTGATCGTCACCGAGCCGACCCGCACCAACGTCAACGATTTCCGCGCCATCCTGATCCTCGAGACTGCCCAACATGACGCCTGA
- the hyi gene encoding hydroxypyruvate isomerase: MPRFAANLSMLFTEVDFLDRFKAAAQAGFRGVEYLFPYDYPVEEIRARLDANQLQQVLFNLPAGDWAKGERGIACLPERVEDFRAGVDIAIEYAKVLGNTQVNCLAGITPQGVDPFMVQNTLLDNLEYAADRLEAVGIKLVMEMINTRDIPGFYLNTTKQALEIREQVGSPNLFLQYDIYHMQIMEGDLARTMAANLAAINHIQLADNPGRNEPGTGEINYAFLFEHLDRIGYQGWVGAEYKPLTTTKAGLGWLKA; this comes from the coding sequence ATGCCTCGTTTTGCCGCTAACCTGTCCATGCTGTTCACCGAGGTGGACTTCCTGGACCGTTTTAAAGCCGCCGCCCAGGCCGGATTCCGTGGTGTCGAGTACCTGTTCCCCTACGATTACCCCGTAGAGGAGATCCGCGCCCGCCTGGATGCCAACCAACTGCAACAGGTGCTCTTCAATCTGCCCGCTGGCGACTGGGCTAAGGGTGAGCGTGGTATCGCCTGCCTGCCGGAACGGGTCGAGGATTTCCGTGCCGGCGTCGACATTGCCATTGAATACGCCAAGGTGCTGGGTAACACCCAGGTTAACTGTCTGGCTGGCATCACGCCGCAGGGTGTAGACCCGTTCATGGTGCAAAACACCCTGCTCGACAACCTCGAGTACGCTGCCGACCGCCTCGAAGCGGTGGGCATCAAGCTGGTGATGGAGATGATCAATACCCGTGACATCCCCGGTTTCTACCTGAACACCACGAAGCAAGCGCTGGAGATTCGTGAACAGGTCGGCAGCCCAAACCTGTTCCTGCAGTACGACATCTACCACATGCAGATCATGGAAGGGGACCTGGCACGCACGATGGCAGCCAACCTCGCTGCGATCAACCACATCCAGTTGGCCGACAATCCTGGGCGCAACGAGCCCGGCACTGGCGAGATCAATTATGCGTTCCTGTTCGAACACCTGGACCGCATTGGCTACCAAGGCTGGGTGGGCGCGGAATACAAACCACTGACAACAACCAAAGCGGGGCTCGGCTGGCTCAAGGCCTGA